The proteins below are encoded in one region of Pelecanus crispus isolate bPelCri1 chromosome 4, bPelCri1.pri, whole genome shotgun sequence:
- the LRAT gene encoding lecithin retinol acyltransferase: MKNPVPQAASLLLEKLLLLVHVRPLPAGSGGEPPPAPGYYDTSCFKRGDLLEVPRTLFIHFGIYLGENRVAHLMPDILPAFTGDRRQIQQVVTNKRLILGVITKTASIRVDTVEDFAYGGSILVNHMDRLFEDQVLGSEEAARRAEKLVGATAYSLLWNNCEHFVTYCRYGAPVSFQTDKFCETVKMIIRDQRSVLASVLVGLASIVCLGLAPSTTLPTIFIPFFLWMAG; this comes from the exons ATGAAGAACCCGGTGCCGCAGGCGGCCtcgctgctgctggagaagctgctgctcctcgTCCACGTCCGGCCCCTGCCCGCGGGCTCCGGCGGGGaaccgccgccggcccccggctaCTACGACACCAGCTGCTTCAAGCGGGGCGACCTGCTGGAGGTGCCCCGCACCCTCTTCATCCACTTCGGCATCTACCTGGGCGAGAACCGCGTCGCCCACCTGATGCCCGACATCCTGCCCGCCTTCACCGGCGACCGCCGGCAGATCCAGCAGGTGGTGACCAACAAGCGGCTCATCCTGGGCGTCATCACCAAAACGGCCAGCATCCGCGTCGACACGGTGGAGGACTTCGCCTACGGCGGCAGCATCCTGGTCAACCACATGGACCGGCTCTTCGAGGACCAGGTGCTGGGCAGCGAGGAGGCGGCCCGCCGGGCGGAGAAGCTGGTGGGCGCCACGGCCTACAGCCTGCTCTGGAACAACTGCGAGCACTTCGTCACCTACTGCCGGTACGGAGCCCCGGTCAGCTTCCAGACCGACAAG ttctGTGAGACTGTGAAGATGATTATTCGGGACCAGAGGAGTGTTCTTGCTTCCGTGCTTGTGGGATTAGCATCAATAGTCTGCCTAGGTTTGGCACCCTCCACCACGCTTCCCACCATCTTTATTCCCTTCTTTCTGTGGATGGCTGGCTAA